A section of the Streptomyces sp. NBC_01591 genome encodes:
- a CDS encoding beta-ketoacyl-[acyl-carrier-protein] synthase family protein, which yields MTSFSTDDPDGAQRVVLSGFGVFSSIGIGADAFAEGLRAGRSGAKPITSFDTTGFAYANGCEVSDFDPGRWIRNQELEQLGRAARFSVAAARMATEDAGLAPEELRTKRGLISIGTTDGESRDLDSLVETEIRTGPEDMDPAVARRVRAGRLSTAIAHELGLTDVEAVTIPTACAAGNYAIGYGYDAVRAGEVDFALCGGADALCRKTFAGFYRLGTIAPERCQPFDADRKGILTGEGAGVLVLESLASARARGARIYAEVLGYGLNCDAHHQVAPNGASVGRAMRLALDDAGVKPEQVDLISAHGTGTKANDVTEAQAIREVFGEAPRTVSIKSMIGHTMGAASALSAIACSLAIVHGFIPPTINHVRTDPECDVDCVPNEAVAADLNIVLNNGLAFGGNNAVVALGKYEERVR from the coding sequence ATGACGTCGTTCTCCACGGACGACCCGGACGGTGCGCAGAGAGTGGTCCTGAGCGGTTTCGGGGTGTTCTCCAGCATCGGGATCGGGGCGGACGCGTTCGCCGAGGGACTGCGCGCCGGGCGCAGCGGTGCCAAGCCCATCACGAGCTTCGACACCACCGGCTTCGCCTACGCCAACGGCTGCGAGGTCAGCGACTTCGACCCCGGCCGGTGGATCCGTAATCAGGAGCTCGAACAGCTCGGCCGGGCCGCCCGGTTCTCGGTGGCCGCCGCCAGGATGGCCACCGAGGACGCCGGGCTCGCTCCCGAGGAGTTGCGCACCAAGCGCGGGCTCATCTCGATCGGCACCACCGACGGGGAGTCCCGCGACCTCGACAGTCTGGTGGAGACCGAGATCCGGACCGGGCCCGAGGACATGGACCCCGCGGTCGCCCGGCGGGTCAGGGCGGGCCGGCTCTCCACGGCCATCGCCCACGAACTCGGCCTCACCGATGTGGAGGCCGTCACCATTCCCACCGCGTGCGCGGCCGGCAACTACGCCATCGGATACGGCTACGACGCGGTGCGCGCCGGCGAGGTGGACTTCGCGCTGTGCGGGGGAGCCGACGCCCTGTGCCGCAAGACCTTCGCGGGCTTCTACCGGCTCGGCACCATCGCCCCCGAGCGCTGCCAGCCCTTCGACGCCGACCGCAAGGGCATCCTCACCGGCGAGGGCGCGGGCGTGCTGGTGCTCGAAAGCCTGGCATCGGCGAGGGCCCGCGGCGCCCGGATCTACGCCGAGGTGCTCGGATACGGACTCAACTGCGACGCCCACCACCAGGTGGCCCCCAACGGGGCGAGCGTCGGCAGGGCCATGAGGCTCGCCCTCGACGACGCCGGGGTCAAGCCCGAACAGGTCGACCTCATCTCGGCGCACGGCACCGGGACGAAGGCCAACGACGTCACCGAGGCCCAGGCCATCCGCGAGGTCTTCGGCGAAGCCCCCCGGACCGTCTCGATCAAGTCCATGATCGGCCACACCATGGGCGCCGCCAGCGCCCTGTCCGCGATCGCCTGCTCACTGGCGATCGTCCACGGCTTCATCCCGCCGACCATCAACCACGTACGCACCGACCCCGAGTGCGACGTCGACTGCGTGCCCAACGAGGCGGTGGCGGCCGACCTCAACATCGTGCTCAACAACGGCCTGGCGTTCGGCGGCAACAACGCGGTCGTCGCCCTCGGGAAGTACGAGGAGCGGGTCCGATGA
- a CDS encoding beta-ketoacyl synthase N-terminal-like domain-containing protein, which produces MSWLVSGVGAVAGVGRDPRELFDGLCAGRTAHAELRGFDRSRYAARYAYEIDDRPVPGADVPGRATKWLLEAVAQAARDAGLGEDLSGVPVLVGTGLRELRSVELWWRDGTPMDAGRLHFGHALRERFGTTDTYTFANACSASLYALAMGTDLLELGEADTVIAAGVDVLTESMYGLVERVHPTPPDRVRPFDRDRTGAVMGDGAAAVVLRRDGARRPGRVHGRLRSVGLNCDAHHATAPDHAGIASAIRQAHDVAGLKPKDIDLVMLHGTGTLLNDEAEATAVAEVFGPHVGNPLMTAIKSMTGHTSGASGLIGLITAMRALEEGRVPPTLGLSRPVEEAAEFRFVTGEEAVGELSVAQINAFGFGGINAVAVVEAVR; this is translated from the coding sequence ATGAGCTGGCTGGTCAGTGGAGTGGGCGCGGTCGCCGGAGTGGGCCGCGACCCCCGGGAACTCTTCGACGGACTCTGCGCGGGCCGCACCGCCCACGCCGAACTGCGCGGCTTCGACCGTTCGCGGTACGCCGCCCGGTACGCGTACGAGATCGACGACCGGCCGGTGCCGGGCGCCGATGTGCCGGGGCGGGCCACCAAATGGCTGCTGGAAGCGGTCGCGCAGGCCGCCCGGGACGCGGGCCTGGGCGAGGACCTCTCGGGTGTGCCCGTCCTCGTCGGCACGGGGCTGCGCGAGCTGCGCTCCGTCGAGCTGTGGTGGCGCGACGGCACACCCATGGACGCGGGCCGGCTGCACTTCGGCCACGCCCTGCGGGAACGGTTCGGCACCACGGACACGTACACCTTCGCCAATGCCTGCTCGGCCTCGCTGTACGCGCTGGCGATGGGCACCGACCTGCTCGAACTGGGCGAGGCGGACACGGTGATCGCCGCCGGGGTGGATGTGCTCACCGAGAGCATGTACGGGCTGGTGGAGCGCGTCCATCCCACCCCGCCGGACCGGGTCAGGCCCTTCGACCGCGACCGCACGGGCGCGGTCATGGGCGACGGCGCCGCCGCCGTCGTGCTGCGGCGCGACGGAGCGCGACGGCCGGGCAGGGTGCACGGGCGGCTGCGTTCGGTCGGGCTCAACTGCGACGCGCACCACGCCACCGCGCCGGACCACGCCGGTATCGCCTCGGCGATCCGGCAGGCGCACGACGTGGCCGGGCTGAAGCCCAAGGACATCGATCTGGTGATGCTGCACGGCACCGGCACGCTGCTCAACGACGAGGCCGAGGCCACCGCGGTCGCCGAGGTCTTCGGCCCGCACGTCGGCAATCCCCTGATGACGGCGATCAAGTCGATGACCGGCCACACCTCGGGCGCGTCCGGACTGATCGGCCTGATCACGGCGATGCGCGCGCTGGAGGAGGGCCGGGTGCCGCCCACGCTCGGGCTCTCCCGGCCGGTCGAGGAAGCCGCGGAATTCCGGTTCGTCACCGGTGAGGAAGCCGTCGGCGAACTGTCGGTGGCCCAGATCAATGCGTTCGGCTTCGGCGGCATCAACGCCGTCGCGGTCGTGGAGGCGGTCCGTTGA
- a CDS encoding thioesterase family protein has product MSDVTETQVKTLLQTPTRVQLRPRFEGSNICTWIGFKHDNYLVEEAVLEHFRTAGLSTRRLYEELGLGLDFVEMDVRILSSLHLDDMVTADVVPVFKEGASELAFRVTLNVDRDGTSVKAVTGKAKVVLRIDTTFPPEPVPTALAPFAATRLGTSEPGAEAAVAPTTQLSAGHGTSGPDPVLEQLTAGANAFGWKWRIPYPYCHFTERLQMSGYLRQMEEVVDLFLADRGLSIKTLLDDRKWIPACSHSHIRILDEALMEEDLYVVYTVEEVFKDFLYRSRFDTYVVRDGRLVQTATGHVTHGYAVIDSRTDWHLVNFDAHVLRALRGEPAPDA; this is encoded by the coding sequence ATGAGCGACGTGACCGAGACCCAGGTCAAGACCCTGTTGCAGACCCCGACCCGGGTGCAGCTGCGCCCCCGGTTCGAGGGGTCCAACATCTGTACCTGGATCGGCTTCAAGCACGACAACTACCTGGTCGAGGAAGCCGTCCTGGAACACTTCAGGACCGCGGGCCTGTCCACGCGCAGGCTCTACGAGGAGCTCGGCCTCGGCCTGGACTTCGTGGAGATGGACGTCCGGATCCTCAGCTCGCTGCACCTGGACGACATGGTGACCGCCGATGTGGTGCCGGTCTTCAAGGAGGGCGCGAGCGAGCTGGCCTTCCGCGTCACGCTGAACGTCGACCGCGACGGCACCTCGGTGAAGGCGGTGACCGGCAAGGCGAAGGTGGTGCTGCGGATCGACACCACGTTCCCGCCCGAGCCGGTGCCCACAGCCCTGGCCCCGTTCGCGGCGACGCGCCTCGGTACCTCCGAGCCCGGCGCCGAGGCCGCCGTGGCCCCGACGACGCAGCTCTCGGCCGGCCACGGCACCTCGGGCCCCGACCCGGTGCTGGAGCAACTGACCGCCGGTGCGAACGCGTTCGGCTGGAAGTGGCGGATCCCGTACCCGTACTGCCACTTCACCGAGCGGCTCCAGATGTCCGGCTACCTGCGGCAGATGGAAGAGGTCGTGGACCTCTTCCTGGCCGACCGGGGCCTGTCGATCAAGACGCTCCTCGACGACCGCAAATGGATCCCGGCCTGCTCGCACTCCCACATCCGGATCCTCGACGAGGCCCTCATGGAGGAGGACCTGTACGTCGTCTACACGGTGGAGGAGGTCTTCAAGGACTTCCTCTACCGGTCCCGCTTCGACACGTACGTCGTACGGGACGGCCGCCTGGTGCAGACGGCCACCGGACATGTCACGCACGGCTACGCCGTCATCGACAGCCGCACCGACTGGCACCTGGTGAACTTCGACGCGCACGTGCTGCGGGCCCTGCGCGGCGAACCGGCACCGGACGCATGA
- a CDS encoding TauD/TfdA family dioxygenase: protein MSVDVGNVLDRKTGIVLTEEERTELEIVASHVSGIQPRAVDDRFWIDSARDLSALLPIRLRQTLRRFVRDPGADAMLLLRNLPVDPESLPDTPSTPGSVQRSSTLPASVLALISLQLGELMAFQEEKSGALVQDVVPVPGMEEFQGNAGAAQLTMHVENAFHPLRPDLVGLMCLRNDHDNIAGLRVASIRNALPLLSEKTRRLLHEPRFVTAPPASFGDLQSLPEPHGILSGAPQDPDVKVDFTSTEALDPDAARAMAELGEVFAEVRRTVVLEPGDLAYVDNRLALHGRTAFSPRYDGRDRWLQRAFVQLDLRRSRPRRADDGQVQSSAAA, encoded by the coding sequence ATGTCCGTCGACGTCGGAAACGTGTTGGACCGAAAGACCGGCATCGTGCTCACCGAGGAAGAGAGGACCGAGCTCGAAATAGTCGCCTCCCATGTGAGCGGAATCCAGCCGCGCGCGGTGGACGACCGGTTCTGGATCGATTCTGCCCGGGACCTCTCGGCTCTTCTCCCGATCAGACTGCGGCAGACACTGCGCCGGTTCGTACGCGATCCGGGAGCCGACGCGATGCTTCTGCTGCGCAATCTTCCGGTGGATCCCGAATCCCTTCCGGACACGCCCAGCACCCCCGGTTCCGTGCAGCGTTCGAGCACACTGCCCGCCTCCGTGCTCGCTCTGATCTCGCTCCAGCTCGGTGAGCTGATGGCCTTCCAGGAGGAGAAGTCCGGGGCCCTGGTGCAGGACGTGGTGCCCGTCCCCGGCATGGAGGAGTTCCAGGGCAACGCGGGCGCGGCCCAGCTGACGATGCATGTGGAGAACGCCTTCCACCCGCTGCGGCCCGACCTCGTAGGCCTGATGTGCCTGCGCAACGACCACGACAACATCGCCGGCCTGCGGGTCGCGTCCATCCGCAACGCGCTGCCGCTGCTCTCCGAGAAGACCCGCAGGCTGCTCCACGAGCCGAGGTTCGTCACCGCGCCGCCGGCCTCCTTCGGCGACCTCCAGTCGCTGCCCGAGCCGCACGGAATCCTCAGCGGCGCCCCGCAGGACCCCGACGTGAAGGTCGACTTCACCAGCACCGAGGCGCTGGACCCGGACGCGGCACGGGCGATGGCGGAGCTCGGCGAGGTGTTCGCCGAGGTGCGCAGGACCGTCGTGCTGGAGCCCGGCGACCTCGCGTACGTCGACAACCGGCTCGCGCTGCACGGCCGGACCGCGTTCAGCCCGCGCTACGACGGCCGGGACCGCTGGCTCCAGCGCGCCTTCGTCCAGCTGGACCTGCGTCGTTCCCGGCCGCGCCGGGCCGACGACGGACAGGTGCAGTCCAGCGCCGCGGCCTGA
- a CDS encoding AfsR/SARP family transcriptional regulator: MTHGQNPGSDLEFRILGPTEMWAAGVRIPLTAAKQRTVLAALLISPGRFVSDAWLSELLWDSAPPATGTAQLYTYISRLRRICGPELRLVRKHRGYHLVLGAAWFDWEVFQQLAEQGRDDLLNGRYAEAAGCLETALDLWSGPALSDVTEFLARAELPALEESRLTVVENRIEADLALGRHSRALPELTRLVAQHPARESLRGHLMTALYRCDRQMDALRVYEQGRRVLQQELGVAPGPALRELHRAVLLEELAAPAAAERLTAGGGTAPSPWTGLVPAMLPTDTTDFVGRDGELAEVLGGLRGSGGAHRGVALVGAAGSGKTALAVRAGHACRDDFRQGQLYIDLRREDGRPKNPLDVLGSFLRALLPIRGRLPGTLDERAQLYRSVLSRRRVLVVLDNAADDRQVRPLLASGEGCRMLITSRCPLASLEGIRAVPVGRLDDGAARQLIVSVVGHARPDAEPEATRRLVELCDGLPLALRICAARLAARPQWPVARLVDRLDLGQGRLDEWSEGSLDLRTALRTSVLQLEPTLRPVLRALARAKPGSFTAAEAAELLRWSEERTQSALDALAEVWLLEVDTAYGAGATPYAYRCSPLVRLLTR; this comes from the coding sequence ATGACGCACGGACAGAACCCCGGATCCGACCTGGAGTTCAGGATCCTGGGCCCCACCGAGATGTGGGCCGCGGGGGTGCGGATCCCGCTGACCGCCGCCAAGCAGCGCACGGTCCTCGCGGCCCTGCTCATCTCGCCCGGCCGGTTCGTCTCCGATGCGTGGCTCAGTGAGCTCCTGTGGGACTCCGCGCCGCCCGCGACCGGAACGGCCCAGCTCTACACGTACATCTCACGGCTGCGCCGGATCTGCGGACCCGAGCTGCGGCTGGTGCGCAAGCACCGCGGATATCACCTGGTGCTGGGCGCCGCGTGGTTCGACTGGGAGGTCTTCCAGCAGCTCGCGGAACAGGGCCGGGACGACCTGCTGAACGGCCGGTACGCGGAGGCCGCCGGCTGCCTGGAGACGGCACTGGACCTGTGGAGCGGGCCCGCCCTGTCGGACGTGACCGAGTTCCTGGCCCGTGCGGAGCTCCCCGCACTGGAGGAGTCCCGGCTGACCGTGGTCGAGAACCGCATCGAGGCCGACCTCGCGCTGGGGCGGCACAGCCGCGCTCTGCCCGAGCTGACCCGGCTGGTGGCGCAGCATCCCGCCAGGGAATCGCTGCGCGGGCACCTGATGACCGCCCTGTACCGCTGCGACCGGCAGATGGACGCACTACGGGTGTACGAGCAGGGCCGCCGGGTCCTCCAGCAGGAGCTGGGGGTGGCTCCTGGGCCGGCGCTGCGTGAGCTCCACCGGGCGGTGCTGCTGGAGGAACTGGCCGCACCCGCCGCCGCCGAACGGCTGACGGCCGGTGGCGGCACGGCACCGAGCCCCTGGACCGGCCTGGTGCCGGCCATGCTGCCCACGGACACCACCGACTTCGTCGGGCGCGACGGCGAACTGGCCGAAGTGCTCGGGGGGTTGCGCGGCTCCGGCGGCGCCCACCGCGGTGTCGCGCTGGTCGGCGCGGCCGGGTCCGGCAAGACCGCACTGGCCGTACGGGCCGGGCACGCCTGCCGGGACGACTTCCGGCAGGGACAGCTCTACATCGACCTGCGCCGGGAGGACGGCCGCCCCAAGAACCCCCTGGACGTGCTCGGTTCCTTTCTGCGCGCGCTGCTTCCGATACGGGGCAGGCTGCCCGGGACGCTGGACGAGCGGGCCCAGCTGTACCGCAGTGTGCTGTCGCGGCGCCGGGTCCTGGTCGTGCTCGACAACGCGGCGGACGACCGCCAGGTGCGGCCCCTGCTGGCCAGCGGCGAGGGCTGTCGGATGCTGATCACCAGCCGCTGCCCGCTGGCCTCGCTGGAGGGGATCCGGGCGGTGCCGGTGGGCCGGCTCGACGACGGGGCGGCCCGGCAGCTGATCGTGTCGGTCGTCGGGCACGCCCGGCCCGATGCCGAACCCGAGGCGACCCGGCGCCTGGTGGAACTGTGCGACGGCCTGCCGCTGGCCCTGCGGATCTGCGCGGCGCGGCTGGCGGCGCGACCGCAGTGGCCGGTGGCCCGGCTGGTGGACCGGCTGGACCTGGGGCAGGGGCGGCTGGACGAGTGGTCCGAGGGGAGCCTCGACCTGCGCACCGCGCTCCGTACGAGCGTCCTGCAGCTCGAACCGACGCTGCGCCCGGTGCTGCGCGCGCTGGCCCGCGCGAAGCCCGGCTCCTTCACCGCGGCCGAGGCGGCGGAACTCCTGCGGTGGTCCGAGGAGCGGACGCAGTCGGCGCTGGACGCGCTGGCGGAGGTGTGGCTGCTGGAGGTCGACACCGCGTACGGGGCGGGGGCGACGCCGTACGCGTACCGGTGCTCCCCACTGGTCCGGCTGCTCACCCGCTGA
- a CDS encoding helix-turn-helix transcriptional regulator codes for MERERAIGLDRQTEFVYRMLLRRRRWRMAELCGVLDVTEEWLGRIVEGLREEGLVAVSADDDLALRAVEPCLALPALATRRFQDAQGSGLPGAVAVERLIALHERAADRIAEPVETGSVDEASGLVERLATTVRREVVMLVPEHCPGSFEFSRHVAEAVLRRDAVLRQVWGASFLHLPAAVEHARWLGAQGAAPCTLPHVPTRAVVIDGVVGVLFDESGGARVLRGGTALDSLKKLADRLWDSSMEVRQAMSPVPAPPTRPRREQILRLLADGLTDDAIARRIGVSVRTVRNDVASTMLGLDARSRFQAGVRAAQMGLL; via the coding sequence ATGGAACGAGAGCGGGCCATAGGACTCGACCGGCAGACCGAGTTCGTCTACCGGATGCTGCTGCGACGCCGCAGATGGCGCATGGCGGAACTGTGCGGCGTGCTCGATGTCACCGAGGAGTGGCTGGGCCGCATCGTCGAAGGACTGCGGGAGGAAGGACTCGTCGCAGTCTCGGCCGACGACGACCTGGCCCTGCGGGCCGTCGAACCGTGCCTCGCACTGCCGGCCCTGGCGACCCGGAGATTCCAGGACGCACAGGGCTCCGGACTGCCCGGGGCGGTGGCGGTGGAACGGCTGATCGCACTGCACGAGCGGGCCGCGGACCGGATCGCCGAGCCGGTCGAGACCGGCAGTGTGGACGAGGCGTCGGGGCTCGTGGAGCGGCTGGCCACCACGGTGCGCCGCGAGGTGGTCATGCTGGTGCCCGAACACTGCCCCGGCTCCTTCGAGTTCTCCCGCCACGTGGCGGAGGCGGTGCTGCGCCGCGACGCCGTGCTCCGGCAGGTGTGGGGTGCGTCGTTCCTGCATCTGCCCGCTGCCGTCGAGCACGCGCGGTGGCTCGGCGCACAGGGGGCCGCGCCCTGCACCCTGCCGCATGTGCCCACCCGCGCGGTCGTCATCGACGGCGTGGTGGGGGTCCTCTTCGACGAGAGCGGCGGCGCCCGCGTGCTGCGCGGAGGTACGGCGCTCGACTCGCTGAAGAAGCTCGCCGACCGCCTGTGGGACAGCAGCATGGAGGTCCGTCAGGCGATGTCCCCCGTTCCCGCGCCGCCGACCCGGCCACGCCGTGAACAGATCCTGCGGCTGCTCGCCGACGGTCTCACCGACGACGCGATCGCCCGCCGGATCGGGGTGAGCGTGCGCACCGTACGCAACGACGTCGCGTCCACCATGCTCGGCCTCGACGCGCGCAGCCGCTTCCAGGCCGGCGTCCGCGCCGCCCAGATGGGACTGCTCTGA
- a CDS encoding acyl carrier protein has product MTTAVNERQEKIKDIVCDILEIEPEDVTETSLFKEDHDADSLRAIEILASLEKEFHIEIDQAELGRMVNLKSVYQVVSDIAGW; this is encoded by the coding sequence ATGACCACTGCCGTCAATGAGCGTCAAGAGAAGATCAAGGACATTGTCTGCGACATTCTCGAGATCGAGCCCGAGGACGTCACCGAGACCAGCCTCTTCAAGGAGGACCACGACGCCGACTCGCTGCGCGCCATCGAGATCCTCGCGTCGCTGGAGAAGGAATTCCACATCGAGATCGACCAGGCCGAACTGGGCCGGATGGTCAATCTCAAGAGCGTCTACCAGGTCGTTTCCGATATAGCCGGCTGGTAA
- a CDS encoding beta-ketoacyl synthase N-terminal-like domain-containing protein, whose amino-acid sequence MSTLVTGIGIAVAGVGAPGDLLRPRQPESAPVEPRERLGRKGLRYKDRATQLSYCAARDALAEARLLDDDGRALHGDRIAVVASSNYGNLDTICRTVETIAAETASAASPMDLPNASSNVLASSVAIRFGLTGPNLMLCNGETSGTDAVRWALALLGSGRADQVLVLGAEPDTVAARKLTGQDTAFDGAAALLLETQRTAAARGARARAGIGGHARGAGLADCLAGLGSHDARTPAAWQAPDTTGTGGVPDGVGTGMPDGAGVLDGVRDLGLARQWRGASGALGVLQCAASAGWFAAGGASPVYAVTGGGTSGPAAGLVLVGPGEAG is encoded by the coding sequence TTGAGCACACTGGTGACCGGGATCGGCATCGCCGTCGCGGGTGTCGGGGCCCCCGGCGATCTGCTGCGGCCCAGGCAGCCGGAGAGCGCGCCCGTCGAGCCGAGGGAACGCCTCGGCCGCAAGGGACTGCGCTACAAGGACCGTGCCACCCAGCTGAGTTACTGCGCGGCACGCGACGCGCTGGCGGAGGCGCGGCTGCTCGACGACGACGGACGGGCCCTGCACGGCGACCGGATCGCCGTCGTCGCCAGCTCCAACTACGGGAACCTGGACACGATCTGCCGGACGGTCGAGACGATCGCGGCCGAGACCGCGTCCGCCGCCAGCCCGATGGACCTGCCCAACGCCTCCAGCAATGTGCTGGCCTCCTCGGTGGCGATCCGGTTCGGCCTCACCGGTCCCAACCTCATGCTGTGCAACGGCGAGACCTCGGGCACCGACGCGGTGCGCTGGGCGCTCGCCCTGCTCGGCTCGGGCCGCGCCGACCAGGTGCTCGTCCTCGGGGCCGAACCGGACACCGTCGCGGCCCGGAAGCTGACCGGCCAGGACACCGCCTTCGACGGCGCGGCCGCGCTGCTCCTTGAGACGCAGCGGACCGCGGCGGCCCGGGGCGCACGGGCGCGCGCCGGTATCGGCGGGCACGCGCGGGGCGCCGGACTGGCGGACTGCCTGGCCGGGCTCGGCAGCCACGACGCCCGCACCCCGGCGGCCTGGCAGGCACCGGACACCACCGGAACCGGCGGCGTACCGGACGGTGTCGGAACCGGGATGCCGGACGGTGCCGGTGTTCTCGACGGTGTACGGGATCTGGGGCTCGCCCGGCAGTGGCGTGGCGCGTCGGGGGCGCTGGGCGTGCTCCAGTGCGCCGCGTCGGCCGGCTGGTTCGCCGCGGGCGGCGCGAGCCCGGTGTACGCCGTGACCGGCGGCGGCACCTCCGGGCCCGCCGCCGGGCTGGTCCTGGTGGGTCCCGGGGAGGCGGGGTGA
- a CDS encoding alpha/beta fold hydrolase gives MSGGEATTTLPPYTQGAPRATATAADGAGRPVILHRHPVDGPEHGRMLLLHGLGNSATVWDDFLAHRAPGYEVWSADLPWRGAGVDDWHHAPDTSPWLAEALSGVPGGADVVVAHSFSAIQLLSLLDRELAAGHDPFAHYGIRGLVLVAPFYRRRPEEFTWGAMTRYLDDFERIMEEGIRVHSGGRLDPEIQLSMARRVCDRVGPYGWMRFVDSYLRTPWLRAERIDVPTVIVCGEHDFAVAPAEGLSLAADLPDAHTHILADCGHFLMAERPEEFSAVVGDFVSTLSARARHHRPGDRAFGEPAR, from the coding sequence GTGAGCGGGGGAGAGGCCACCACCACGCTGCCCCCGTACACGCAGGGCGCGCCCCGGGCCACCGCCACCGCAGCCGACGGCGCCGGGCGGCCGGTGATCCTGCACCGGCACCCGGTGGACGGGCCCGAGCACGGCCGGATGCTGCTGCTGCACGGCCTCGGCAACAGCGCGACCGTGTGGGACGACTTCCTGGCGCACCGCGCGCCGGGGTACGAGGTGTGGTCGGCGGACCTGCCCTGGCGCGGTGCGGGGGTGGACGACTGGCACCACGCGCCGGACACCTCCCCGTGGCTGGCCGAGGCGCTCTCCGGAGTGCCGGGCGGGGCGGACGTGGTCGTCGCGCACTCCTTCTCCGCGATCCAGCTGCTGTCCCTGCTCGACCGCGAACTCGCCGCCGGGCACGACCCGTTCGCCCACTACGGCATCCGCGGCCTGGTGCTCGTCGCGCCGTTCTACCGGCGCCGCCCCGAGGAATTCACCTGGGGCGCCATGACGCGCTATCTGGACGACTTCGAGCGGATCATGGAGGAGGGCATCCGGGTCCACTCCGGTGGCCGGCTGGACCCGGAGATCCAGCTGTCGATGGCCCGCCGGGTCTGCGACCGCGTAGGTCCGTACGGCTGGATGCGGTTCGTGGACAGCTATCTGCGCACCCCGTGGCTGCGGGCCGAGCGGATCGACGTACCCACCGTGATCGTCTGCGGGGAACACGACTTCGCGGTGGCGCCGGCCGAGGGCCTGAGCCTGGCCGCCGACCTGCCCGACGCACACACGCACATCCTCGCGGACTGCGGGCACTTCCTGATGGCCGAGAGGCCCGAGGAGTTCTCCGCCGTGGTCGGCGATTTCGTCAGCACACTGTCCGCCAGGGCCCGGCACCACCGGCCCGGCGACCGAGCGTTTGGAGAGCCGGCCCGATGA
- a CDS encoding IclR family transcriptional regulator, translated as MQLVSGVGVLDKASQLLEVMEVGPASLTELVARTGLKRPTVHRLATALERLRLVTRDRRGRFVLGPRLGDMAEEAGRDRLVAAAGPVLTALRDRTGADARLYRRHGDLRVCVAAAEGSGPREEVPLGAALPMKSGAASQVLVAWETPENLYLSLRGARFTAATLTCVRQQGWAQTVGTHEWETAAVAVPVRGPGNRVVAAVCVSGPVSRLTRSPGRQHGAAVVDAAVQLGAGLVR; from the coding sequence ATGCAACTGGTGAGCGGTGTCGGGGTGCTGGACAAGGCCTCGCAACTGCTCGAGGTGATGGAGGTGGGACCGGCCTCCCTGACGGAGCTGGTGGCCCGCACCGGGCTGAAGCGCCCGACGGTGCACCGGCTCGCGACCGCCCTGGAGCGGCTGCGGCTGGTCACCCGCGACCGGCGCGGCCGGTTCGTACTGGGCCCGCGGCTCGGCGACATGGCGGAAGAGGCCGGCCGGGACCGACTCGTCGCCGCGGCGGGACCCGTCCTGACCGCGCTGCGCGACCGCACCGGAGCCGACGCCCGGCTCTACCGCCGCCACGGTGACCTGCGGGTCTGTGTGGCCGCGGCGGAGGGAAGCGGTCCGCGCGAGGAGGTCCCGCTCGGGGCCGCCCTGCCGATGAAGTCCGGGGCCGCGTCCCAGGTGCTGGTGGCCTGGGAGACCCCGGAGAACCTCTACCTGAGCCTGCGCGGGGCCCGCTTCACGGCGGCCACGCTCACCTGCGTACGTCAGCAGGGCTGGGCGCAGACCGTCGGCACGCACGAATGGGAGACCGCCGCGGTGGCCGTTCCCGTGCGGGGTCCGGGCAACCGGGTGGTGGCCGCGGTGTGCGTCTCGGGCCCCGTCTCCCGGCTGACCCGGAGCCCTGGCCGGCAGCACGGTGCGGCGGTCGTCGACGCCGCGGTGCAGCTAGGTGCGGGACTGGTGCGCTGA